The genomic DNA ctcacatgggatccggtagacgcaatttttggtatccaccatgccatctggtttggtctttgaaaccacgcttctgatagtggtgctagatctaaaggcagttctaatattgtacttgctggcaatgcgtcggatttgttccgatgtacccctaatgtaaggtatgggtagaagtctggttgtcgtggtggcctcgtctctgatttgatttggacgcgtcctttggatggtcctacttattagcttctttggatatccattctgttgtaggtctttgtagatggtatccacttcagtcttgagatcctcgtcgtttctacagatggttcgagctctattgtagagggatcttatgatgcctactttggtggttgcaggatggttggactcatagtgcagatactggcccgtgtgtgttggttttctataaactgaagttcgtagatttccgccgacctttttaacgagaacATCTagaaaaggtagagctgagtccttttctgtctccatcgtgaatttgattgttggtctgaaactgttgaggtgaagcagaaactcctgaagtgctttttcctctttgtcccagatgatgaaggtgtcgtccacatatcgaagccagagcttcgGTTTGCAccgggaggcatctattgcatgttcctcaaaccattccatgaagatgtttgctattactggggaaagagatgaacccatcggaagtccttcgtcttgggcgtagaatctatccttgacctgaaagtaagaattacgaagacagatctccaaaagttccatcaccccgtccagaggcagtgtggtccgagttgagaaagctgcatccttgcttagtttgtctcggatgatgttaagagactctcctatgggtacattggtgtagagactttcgacatcaaaactcaccaatctgtcattggtctcgacttcgatccctccaagaaggtctacaaagtgggcagagtttcgcacgaaagacgctgcatttccctggatcggtctaatgatctccaaaaggaatttcgagagttctgatgtcggcgaatttctagagctcgtgatgggccgcagaggcatttgctccttatgaatcttgggtagtccgtataggtgtggaggtttgctataatgtggtgtcagcctaaagcgtaccgcatccgacaatgttgaggagtactttttaagtgctctgtaaattcgaccttctatggttgtcgtcggatccttagatagtagcctgtattcgcctttgttcaaaacttcctcaaccttgttttcgtaggtttccaggtccataatcacagttgcattgcccttatctgcaggaagaattttgatgttcttttcacttCTGAGGGTCCTGAGAgctgtttcctcttctttgctgatgttctgcaaaggtttctgttttttaagtgagtctagagcaacccttacctcgtgtcgaaattcatcggccacaggacgtggtaggtggattgattctactgaggacactatgtctataaaggatggttttgaggatatagcgaagtttagtcctctgtttaacaccttctgttcagcatcggtaagggttctttttgacacattaatGATGGTGGCGAACTTCGGTCTTGAACGTGCTAGTATGGAGCTGCTGCGATCTCAACTTAGCTACCACCGTTGGAAGAAAGCAAAAATAGAAATCGAATGCATTCAGCGAttcgaagaaatcaaagaagttacattggaggaagactatcaaccaatctttgacaaaatagacttcacttgccaaaaactaagagaaaagctaagagcaagccacctttcaaaactccaaaaccttaaatccagacgaaccaacaggactcaaccagcaccaacctctaacctccccgccaccatcattaatgtgtcaaaaagaacccttaccgatgctgaacagaaggtgttaaacagaggactaaacttcgctatatcctcaaaaccatcctttatagacatagtgtcctcagtagaatcaatccacctaccacgtcctgtggccgatgaatttcgacacgaggtaagggttgctctagactcacttaaaaaacagaaacctttgcagaacatcagcaaagaagaggaaacagcTCTCAGGACCCTCAGaagtgaaaagaacatcaaaattcttcctgcagataagggcaatgcaactgtgattatggacctggaaacctacgaaaacaaggttgaggaagttttgaacaaaggcgaatacaggctactatctaaggatccgacgacaaccatagaaggtcgaatttacagagcacttaaaaagtactcctcaacattgtcggatgcggtacgctttaggctgacaccacattatagcaaacctccacacctatacggactacccaagattcataaggagcaaatgcctctgcggcccatcacgagctctagaaattcgccgacatcagaactctcgaaattccttttggagatcattagaccgatccagggaaatgcagcgtctttcgtgcgaaactctgcccactttgtagaccttcttggagggatcgaagtcgagaccaatgacagattggtgagttttgatgtcgaaagtctctacaccaatgtacccataggagagtctcttaacatcatccgagacaaactaagcaaggatgcagctttctcaactcggaccacactgcctctggacggggtgatggaacttttggagatctgtcttcgtaattcttactttcaggtcaaggatagattctacgcccaagacgaaggacttccgatgggttcatctctttccccagtaatagcaaacatcttcatggaatggtttgaggaacatgcaatagatgcctcccggTGCAAACcgaagctctggcttcgatatgtggacgacaccttcatcatctgggacaaagaggaaaaagcacttcaggagtttctgcttcacctcaacagtttcagaccaacaatcaaattcacgatggagacagaaaaggactcagctctaccttttctAGATgttctcgttaaaaaggtcggcggaaatctacgaacttcagtttatagaaaaccaacacacacgggccagtatctgcactatgagtccaaccatcctgcaaccaccaaagtaggcatcataagatccctctacaatagagctcgaaccatctgtagaaacgacgaggatctcaagactgaagtggataccatctacaaagacctacaacagaatggatatccaaagaagctaataagtaggaccatccaaaggacgcgtccaaatcaaatcagagacgaggccaccacgacaaccagacttctacccataccttacattaggggtacatcggaacaaatccgacgcattgccagcaagtacaatattagaactgcctttagatctagcaccactatcagaagcgtggtttcaaagaccaaaccagatggcatggtggataccaaaaattgcgtctaccggatcccatgtgagtgcggtgactcatacataggtgaaacgaagcgccccctagaaatcagagcgaagaaacatcgcagctggacccaaagaggagaggtttccaaatcggggatagcagagcacgcgtggcataatggacacaatatccattggtcagaagccaagattctgcacaaggaacagcactggcggaagaggaagttcgtagaggcagctttcatttcacagaatcagaggatcttcagccagccaagcgtcgatatacccaacatctggaagcctctactctcaggacagtgtaggatctagagagacgcgtgtccttcccccctccaactctttttcacggatgactttccctccctTCCCCCCCCTTCCaaatcgctgcacacatctagtatataagcctatagaatagtagtttgctttcagtttacacttgataacggttggagatacttaccaaccgaaacgtcgtgttacaataaataaataagacaatgcaagtccgacaagatgttttcactgtaccattgtctaccaccttcaaaaacaattcccaccatagataaaaatgtatgcttaaaaaataaaaaataaaaaaatgaaaaatgtaaaatgtcaccagtggggaaagatccagcaacctttagattcaTAGGCGCGCTtctaacccataggccaccaagtaacTTAATCAAACAttgtatgtattgtattttcctttattctggtggaattttttttccctgattgctctatgtaaatggcattacagtcattacatcttaatgaatatacccctgattttaaaaagaaatccgCTTGATCTATTGTACTAACTAGCTGcctttttaaactgtttgtagttttaaaagcaattgtgCGATTTGTAGACTTGACAAACTTTGCaagctgaaaagaaatattaccaaaaaattaaattgatctaaaaaggtgactattttcattattaagatggattaagttgtaactgagtttatatttattatagaatttagaataaaggcgattaattatatcaagtggaaaaccagtattaaaagaaatatgtttaattacatTTAGTTCATCAAGGAAAGCTTCTCTAGAAAGGGGGATGTTAAAAAGGCGAtagaaaaaggaattaaaagaggcaaatttgtagGAATAAGGGGAGTTTGAGGAATATTGGATGACATTGTCCGTAGTGGTGGGTTTGCGGTAAATCTCAAATTcaagtttgttggtatttttttaaacaagcaCATCAAGAAAAGGCAACCTTCCATCTCTTTCTTCTTCAATGGTAAACGAGATATTTGCGTGAAGAGAGTTTATAGAAATGAGGAAATCCGCCAATTCCAGATCATTTCCATTCCATAccacaaaaatatcatccacgtaTCTCCTATATACAGTGAAAAAAGTACCAAACTTCCGATTGACAATCCTGTTCTCCAactggtgcataaaaatctcactcAGAAGAGGCGAGAGGCAAGACCCCATTGCCAGTCCAGTAACTTGTCTAAAAAACCTGTTgttgaaaacgaaaaaattctGATCAAGTACTAGCTTGAGGAGTGTTAAAAGATCATCAACAATAAATCTGTCAAGCGGTGACTTAAGCAAAAGGGACCTGACTAGATCAAGGCAATCACcaggtggaatgcttggaaataagttcttaacttcttgagaaattaattttgaacCGTCTGGTAtgcagatatttaaaaaaaaaatgtcagcTCTACTGAATTTTATGTGGAATAAGTACTTCTGAAACCAGTTACATCTTTGAGTGTGGTATTTAACCAAGCTGGCAAGTTATAACAAGGTGAGTTTACAAACGATACTACTGGCCTAATAGGGAGATTGGGTTTATGGATTTTAGGAAGGCCGTAGAGGCGAGGAGTTCTGGGATTCATaggttataatttttctttcctaGTATGAACAAATTCTAAAGTCAGATTGCACCTATCAAGGGTTTGTTTAACcttagagaaaaaataactAGTAGGGTCTTTGTTTACATTAACAAAGTCACCGGAacccaaaaaatccaaaacctTCTCTATGTAATCATCCctcttttttttatggtaaacacaagcacaagaggaaagtcctatgtcacccttggagtggtgcttgcgcgaagatatttgtgggcatttatcttgaatcgatgtaggttgtatgcgtcgggaaatatgtgtgGTGGAAGCttgttccacaaagaagatgttctccagatgaatgagtcccgatacagcgacgtccttggggtaggcaggtggactcgatgttgatgagccgcaactgctagacgcgtccttcttgccggaacagccctgggtggaatcaggcctgctaGCTCAGAgaagcacttaccgtgataataacggtagaataaacagagatcagccacctttttCCTGTACACTCTTAGGTATAATCAGGCAATTACCCTTGTCATCTTTCGAAAGGTATAAATAGtgattctttttattttatttttaagagaagttagatgtttattattaaaattagatttattagaatttaagttaatattagaatttaaaaaatttattattttagcacgcaaaatgtttttattatgaatatcaGTAGTCTGCAAAACACTCTCAGCCTCCACAGCTAAAGGTCTCCCGCGTGCGCAAGTAAGTCTTCTTAGAAAAGTTATACTTTAAATTAAGATTCAAAAAACTTTCCTCGTCCGGTGTAAAAGCCACATTTGTTAAATTCAAGTAccttttatgaaattaaaagtgacattttcctAGCTGCCTACggtatacattattattattttgtcttAAAGATTGAACTTGAGATGTCTTAAGGTGATTTAATTTGCGGTTTAAACGAAAAAgggagtttttagaaaatattttaacctcATCTCTAAGTGCTGAATCTAAAGTACAAAACTCCCAATGGGTTAAGAATAAGTTCAGCGTAAAGAAAAGGATTTATTGTTGACGATCTTTTAACACTCCTCAAGCTAGTACTTGATCATAATTTTTGCGTTTTCaataacagattttttagacaagttactggaatggtttttctttaactaaggaagcggatattttgcatgagtgctcaaaaggcaaaaaactggacttgttggaaaaaatggaaataactaaagctaagaagagccctgtccttcgtgtgtgaacgatattttcacgtatatata from Anthonomus grandis grandis chromosome 7, icAntGran1.3, whole genome shotgun sequence includes the following:
- the LOC126738416 gene encoding uncharacterized protein LOC126738416; this translates as MDLETYENKVEEVLNKGEYRLLSKDPTTTIEGRIYRALKKYSSTLSDAVRFRLTPHYSKPPHLYGLPKIHKEQMPLRPITSSRNSPTSELSKFLLEIIRPIQGNAASFVRNSAHFVDLLGGIEVETNDRLVSFDVESLYTNVPIGESLNIIRDKLSKDAAFSTRTTLPLDGVMELLEICLRNSYFQVKDRFYAQDEGLPMGSSLSPVIANIFMEWFEEHAIDASRCKPKLWLRYVDDTFIIWDKEEKALQEFLLHLNSFRPTIKFTMETEKDSALPFLDVLVKKVGGNLRTSVYRKPTHTGQYLHYESNHPATTKVGIIRSLYNRARTICRNDEDLKTEVDTIYKDLQQNGYPKKLISRTIQRTRPNQIRDEATTTTRLLPIPYIRGTSEQIRRIASKYNIRTAFRSSTTIRSVVSKTKPDGMVDTKNCVYRIPCECGDSYIGETKRPLEIRAKEHRSWTQRGEVSKSGIAEHAWHNGHNIHWSEAKILHKEQHWRKRKFVEAAFISQNQRIFSQPSVDIPNIWKPLLSGQCRI